The following proteins are co-located in the Nitrospirota bacterium genome:
- a CDS encoding HigA family addiction module antidote protein, whose amino-acid sequence MRTRKRPPTHPGGILRRHYMEPLSLTVSELAEILGVSRKTLSKIVNERGSVTPDMALRLSKAFKTTPELWLNLQQNYDLWHASQESKGWKMVEAIAV is encoded by the coding sequence ATGAGAACAAGAAAAAGACCACCAACACATCCGGGAGGCATTTTGAGAAGGCACTACATGGAGCCATTATCTTTAACGGTTTCAGAGCTTGCTGAGATTCTTGGGGTCTCAAGAAAGACATTATCAAAGATTGTAAACGAGCGCGGTTCTGTAACACCGGATATGGCTTTACGTCTGTCTAAGGCATTCAAAACGACACCGGAATTATGGCTCAACCTTCAGCAGAATTATGACTTATGGCATGCATCTCAAGAGTCTAAAGGTTGGAAGATGGTTGAGGCAATTGCAGTATAG
- a CDS encoding type II toxin-antitoxin system RelE/ParE family toxin, translating to MIKSFEHKGLENYFYNGTKKGIQAQHAQKLGDILDRLDAAKDVTDMKYPGSDLHQLKGKMKGLWAVRVSGNWRVIFSFKEANAYDVNYIDYH from the coding sequence GTGATTAAGAGCTTTGAACATAAAGGTCTGGAGAACTATTTCTACAATGGAACTAAGAAAGGTATTCAAGCACAACACGCTCAAAAATTAGGTGACATACTTGATAGGCTTGATGCCGCAAAAGATGTAACTGATATGAAATACCCAGGATCAGACCTGCATCAGCTCAAAGGGAAGATGAAAGGATTATGGGCAGTAAGGGTTTCAGGCAACTGGAGAGTAATTTTCAGTTTTAAAGAAGCCAATGCTTACGATGTTAATTACATTGACTATCATTAG